CGGCACGGGGTATTCGGCGGCAATCGCGCCCAGCACGAACCGCAATTTCTGGGGCGTCGATCAGGATGCCACCTCGATCAAGCAGTTCATCAAGCGCTTTCTGACGAAGAACAACCGCTGGAATTCGCCGAAGTATCTTTACGGTGAATCGTACGGTACGGCCCGCAGCTGCGTGCTGGCCTATATGCTGCACGAAGATGGCGTCGATCTGAACGGCATTACGCTGCAGTCGTCGATACTCGACTACACGCAGTCCGGCAATCCGGTCGGCGCCTTGCCGACGGCCGCCGCGGATGCGTGGTATCACAAGAAGCTCGGCGTTGCGCCCACTCCGACCGATCTCGGCGCGTTCGCCGAGGAGGTCGCCCAGTTCTCGCGCACGGACTATCTCGCCGCCTTGCGCAAGGTGCCCGCCACGGATGCGGCGACAGTCGAGAAGCTGAGCGAATACACCGGCATCGACAAGGCGACGCTGCTCGCATGGAGCCTCGACATTGCGGCTTATGACAGCCGTGGCAACTCGCTGTTTCTGACCACGCTGCTGAAATCGAAGGGGCTTGCGCTCGGGGAATATGACGGCCGGGTGACCGCGATCGAAACCGGCATCGCGGGGAAAATCGACCCGAACTCGGGCGGCAACGACCCGACCATGACGGCAGTGACAGGCGTCTACACAAGCATGTGGAACGTCTATCTCAACGAGCAGTTGCTCTATACGTCGAATTCGGCGTTCACGGATCTGAACGACCAGGCGTTCCAGTACTGGGACTTCAGCCATATCGATCCGACCGGCGCGCAAAAGGGCGTGGACGCGAAGGGCAACGTGATTCTGTACACCGCGGGCGATCTTGCTGCGGTCATGGCGCTCAATGTGGACCTGAAGGTGTTGTCGGCGAACGGCTTCTTCGATTTCGTCACGCCGTTTTACCAGACCGTGATCGATCTGCAGAAGATGCCGCTCGTCAGCCCGCAGGTGCGTCAGAACCTGTCCGCGCGTTTCTATCCCTCTGGGCATATGGTCTATCTCGACGGCGCTTCGCGTACGGCGCTGAAAGCGGATCTGGCCAGGATGTATGAGGCAACGGTGTCGAACACAGCCGCGGTGGCCAGGATTCGCGACTTGCAGGCTCGCAGGCCGAGCTAGGCGGTTTCGGCGCTGACCAGGTGCTTGCCGGTCAGCGCCGATTTTCCACCGCGATACCGAGTGTGCTTTAATTGCCCTGCGAATTTAACCATTCCGCGCCAAGGCCTGGCGCGCCACCGAATGAATCAAGGAAAGGCAGGCAGACGTGGCGGATCGCTGCGCAGTAGACAATTTCATATTTTGCGCGCGCTGAAAGGCGCCTATGACAGTCGTGCCGCCTGGGTATTGCGTCTGGGCGCGGTGGTGGTGTTCGGTGCGCTTGCGGGACTGCGCACCGGCGAGGCGGCCGCGCAGGACGCCACCATGCTGGATGAGCGCGTCACCCAGCAATCGATTGCCGATACGATCTGCCGCCCGGATTATGCGGACGCCGTGTCGCCTCCGTTCGATGTGATGATGCAGCACAAGGCCCATCTGCTCGCCGAGCGCGGTATCGATACGGACGCCGGGGCCGACTATGCGATCGACCGCCGCGTGCCGGTCCTGCTTGGCGGTTCGCCCGATGCGCCCGCCAATCTCGATCTGCTGCCGTGGGCCGGGACGAGTGGCGAGCGTCGCAAGGCACGTTTCGTCGTGCATCTCAAACGGTGCGTGTGCGAAGGCAAGATGAGCCTGAGCGTCGCGCAGGCTGCCATTGTCGGCAACTGGTCTGCCGCGTATGCGGGATTCGGCCGGGACTCGTGCGATGTGAGCGGTCTCAACGTCGCGACCGGCACCCGCGATAGCGAGCCCTGACGCACCGCTCGCACGATGCGTCAGGCCGGCTACTTCTCCCTCCCGCTTTCCCCCGTTCTTCTGTGCGCCTGGCCCAAAAACGTTGCGGTTGGGCCAAACAGCGCGTGTATAGGTATTTTTGTTTGCGTTTATTCAGGTACAGTGCATTGGTGGCTTTTGACAACGTCCGTAATGACCGATACCCGTCAACAGTTTATTTCGCTTTCCAGCGTGATCCGGTCAGCATGACTGCTGGCGGGATAGCGGGAATCGAACTTGCTCATAGCAACGTGTGGTATTGGATTTGCGAGCGCTTCTGTCTATCCTGGTAACAGGACGAAACTCGAAGGGGAGATTTCAAATGATTGCCTTTTATCTGTCATTGGCTGTACTTGGGACAGCCCTCATCATGAGTGCTGCCGCGCAAACCAGGAAACGCGCGAGCCTTCAGCCGGTACGCATACGTAGCACGGAGCGCCGCGGGCGCTGAGGTAACGCCGCCATGAACCTGTTCGTCCGGAATATCGCCGAATCATGCTCCGAGCAGCAAGTTCGCGAGTTTCTCGAGCATGAACTGGGGCACTACGCGAAAAGCGTAACGGTTCATGAGATCGGGACGCCTGAAGCGAACGCGACCGTCGAGTTGGAGACGGATGGACCGTACGTCGGCGAGGTCATCGCTCGGGAACTGCACGGCAAGCATCTGGCGGGGTTGCCGCTGGAAGTGAGCAGCGAGTTGTTCCGGGAAGAGGAACCGCCCGCAGGCTGAGCGGTTCGATCCTTGAATCCGTTGCGGCCTTCGCCAACGCCTGGGGTGTCGGGAACGTCTGCGGCTTCGCTTGTGTGCGGCGGATAGTCCAGAGGTCCGCAACCGTCACCCGGTTGCGGCGCGCCGCATCGCACGCGCACCCCGTCCGTTCACGCCTGCTCAGGCCAGTCGAACGGCGTATAAGGCAACGCGCGTTTGTGACGCGTGTTTTCATAGAAGCGCAGCACCGTCTCGCGAGCCGCAGCGCTGACCGGCTTGCCTTCCAGAAAATCATCAATGTCGTTGTACGGAATGCCATAGGCATCTTCGTCAGGACGTTGCGGGCGCAACATTTCCAGATCGGCCGTCGGCACCTTGTGCGCGAGCGAATCAGGGGCGCCTAACGCGCGGGCCACTGCTCGCACCCGGCGTTTGTTGAGGCCGGCGAGAGGCAGGATATCCGCGCCGCCATCACCGAACTTGGTGAAGAAGCCCATCACCGATTCGGCCGCATGGTCAGTGCCGATCACGACGCCTCCACGTGCCCCCGCCACTGCATACTGCGCAATCATGCGTTGCCGCGCCTTGATGTTGCCATGCACGAAATCCTTGTGGGCATCGTCCGTGAACGGGATGCCAGCTGTGCCCAGCGACGCGAGCATGGCATCGGCCGCCGGCTTGACATCGATCGTCAGTGTTTCGTCGGCGCGAATGAAGGCGAGTGCCTGCTGCGCATCCGCTTCGTCTTGCTGCACACCATAAGGCAGCCGGATCGCAACGAAATGTGCGGCGTACTGCTCTGTGCGCAGGCGCTCGACGGCAAGCTGCGCGAGACGCCCGGCCGTCGTCGAATCGACGCCGCCGCTAATGCCGAGCACATACGTCTTCAGACCGCTCGTTCGCAGGTAGCGCGCGAGGAAGGCGATACGCCGCTCGATCTCCTCTTCGGCCACGAAACTGTCCGTGACATGCATCTCCCTGGCGATAAGCCGTTGCCGTTCGACCGGATCGTGTTGCGTCATGTTTCTTCCCCTGCAAATGGATTGCTCAAAGTATGCGGGCGGGCGCACTTCCCGTTGCCAGTTTAACGGCGGATTTTCCGTTTAAACTCACTTCGACCGTGGATTTAAATACGCTCACGCGTCGTTGCGCCAATTTCGCCTATTCAATGGATCGCCTGTTGAAATCGGGTAGCGCTGTTATCGACAGTAACGGATGTCCTGAGTAGTATCCTGTTAATCTGTACGCTGCATGAGCCGCTTGGCGGGTAATGATAAGCAGGTTTGCTCAAACACGCGATGAACGAAAAAAAACGGCTCGACCAGCCCGCGGAAAGTGACGCGATCCATTGGGTAGAAATTAATCGAAACGCCGCTGAGAGGGCGTTACACGTCAGGGATACATGCCGTGCAGCGGTTGCCAAATCAGGTGACAAACTGGTTGTCGCGACAAATGCCATATTGCGGGCTGCCGCATTAGTCAGCGCATTATTTGTTTTAACTTACAGTTTCTCTTTCGCGGCCGGCGAGCAAAAGAGCGAGCCTGCTGCGCCGGCCGATATCACAGCCTCCGCAGTCGCGGCACCGGACGCGGCAGGCGTGGTGGATCCTCATCGGGCGCTGCTGCTGCGTGCAATGTTCGCGCGCGATGTCACGCGTCGTTTGAACGTGCCCGCAGCGGCGCAACAGGAATACGGCCAACGTCTTCAGACGGCGCTCGAACAGAATCAGCTTGGCAATCTGTCGGGCGAGTATGTCGTGCTGGTCGATCGGAACGCCAACGTTCAGGCGCTCTTCATCTATTTCCGTGCGACGCCATCCGACAAATGGCTGATGATCGGTGCGTCACCGGTCGCGACCGGCCGGCCAGGCGAGTTCGATCACTTCATTACGCCGCTGGGCGTGTTCGAGCACACCCCCGACAACATGGATTTTCGCGCTGAAGGCACGATGAACGAGAACGGCATTCGCGGCTACGGCAAACGCGACATGCGGATCTTCGATCTCGGCTGGGCGCAGGGCGAACGCGGCTGGGGCAAGGGCGGTATGTCGCAGATGCGATTCCAGATGCATGCGACCGATCCTGACAGGCTTGAACCGTTGCTGGGTGTCCGTCATTCGAAAGGTTGTGTGCGGATTCCCGCGTCGCTCAACGTGTTTCTCGATCACTACGGTATTCTCGATGCGGAATACGAGGCGCTGGTGGAGTCGGGCAAGCCGCTCTGGGTGCTGCATTCGGACCGCCAGGTGACGCCGTGGGCGGGCCGTTACATCGTTGTCGTCGATTCGGAGCGCAAAGCGCGCCCCGCATGGTCGCCGGCGCCAGGCAGTAAAGCTCGTGCGAAAGTGCCGGCCGCGGGGGACACGGCTGACTGAGGTGTGCGGCCAGAAAGACGGGCCACACTCCGCTCCGCAAACTGCGCTACGAACGGGCCAGCAACACCCCCAGCAGCGCGACCACGAAACCGGCGATCTGCACCGTCAGCAGTGTTTCGCCGAAGCCGATATATCCTTCGATCGCCGCAAGAGGCGGCGCCAGAAACATCAGTGCGGTGGCCCGCGCGGCGTCGCCGCGCCGGACCATCCACACGAGCAGCGTCACGCTGATGCCGGAAAGCATCACGATGCCCCAGGCAAGCGACCCCCAGAGAGTGGGCGAGGCGACCCAGCGATGCTCGCCCAGCGCCAGCGCGAGGACTGCCGCTACGGCGGCGGCGCCGAAGTTCTGTACGGCGCTGGCGCTGCGAATGTCGGCCCGCGCGAGCGAAGTCTTCTGAAACAGCGTACCTGCCGTGATTGCCCCAATCGCCAGAATCGACACGGCGACCACCAGCCAGCTCGGTGCGTTGCCGTGCGCTACGTGAGAGGCATGCGGCGCAGCCGCGCTGAGTTTGGGCTGCAGCACGAGCACGACGCCTGCGAGTCCGAGCCCCATGCCGGCCCAGCCGCGCCGCGACAGACGCTCACCGAAAAGCGGGACCGCCACGGCCGCAGTCAGTAGCGGCTGCAGTGCGCCGAGCAAGGCCATCACGCCGGCGCTCAGACCTTGCGCGACGGCCCAGTATCCGGCGCCGAGATAGACTCCCTGCAGCAATGCGCCGGCCAACAGATGTTTGCCGAGGTCGCGTCCCGTCGGCCAGGCGGCGCGCGCGAGAACCGCGGCCAGCGCGAACAGCAGGGCAGTGCCGCCAAAGCGAGCGAGCAGGAACAGGTTGGGATCGGCGAACGGCGTGATTGCGCGGGCGACTACGAAGCCGGTCGACCAGAGCACGACAAAGACAGCAGCGATGAGGGTAGCGAGCATGGACAGCGTGAGCAGCGGCGTAAAAGGCTCGCAGTATTGCGCGGTGCGTCAGGCGTGTCTTGTTCGAGGCTGCACTCTGGGCGCAACGAGGGTTCACCGCGCTTTGCCGCCTCACCGTCGCATAGCCCTACCGCGTCAGCAATACCGCTCCCGCTCCTAGCAGGCCTCCGCACACGGCGCATGCCCACAGCAAAAACCTCGTACGCCGGTACTCGATGCCGATCTCGCGCAGCAATTGCGTATGCTGCCGGGAGCCCGCCGCATCGTGCTGACGTTGCAGATAGCGCACCGCGAGCTGTGGCAGGCGCGGCAGCATGTGAGCGAGATGCGGCACTTCCTGCGCGATGCGCTTGATCCAGCCGCGATGGTCGATGTCGCGCTGCGCGATGCCGGCCAGCACCGTGCGCGCGACATTCCACGTATCGACGCCGGGATGCAGCGCGCGTGCCAGCGCTTCGGCCTGTTGGAACGAGCGCTGGGCGGTGGCCAGCCGGGGTGAGACGGTGCCGCCTTCGAAGGGCAGCACCGCATGCAGCAGATGATGAAACAGCGCCCCTGCCGTGCGGTCTTCGGGTTCCGCGGCGAAATGCGCCTCGCTGCGCCGCCGCAGCTCGGCTTCCAGCACTTCCGTGCGCGTCGTCGACTCGACGTGGCCGGCCTCGCGATGCAGGTCGGCAAGGCGGCCGTAGTCCTGTTCGAACATGGCGGTGGCGCCATGCACGAAGAATTCCCGTTCGTGCGAGGACAGGCTCGACATCACCGCAAACTGCGCCAGCACGATTCGCCCGAGCGTCTCGGGTTCGACGCTGACGCGCACATGCTCGGCATCGAAAGTCGCATGAAAGAAGCCGTGCTCGAATGCCTGCTCGGTGACGACTTCGACGATGTGGGTGGCAAGCGGCGCGAGCTTGATGCGATGCTGGAGCAACCCTGGCAGATTGGTCGCGCTCACCGTGTCGAGATGCTGCACCGCCAGGGTCTGCGCGGTGCACAGGTCCCAGATCACGTCCGGCACCACCAGCCGCTTGTCACCATCGAAATGATGACCGGTCTGGCTCAGATTGGCGGCTTCGGCGCGCAGGTCGAAGCGCCGCAGCACGTCTTCGGTGAACGACTGGGCGAGCGCGCGGACCTGCAGGCGACGCGCGTCGCGGGAAAACTTTTCCAGCCAGCGCGCCACCCAGCGCAGCAGCGCCAACTCGTCGCCGATCTGTTCGACCTGCGCTGCGCGCACGAATTTGATCGCGATATCGCGGTGGCCGTTCACCGGTTCGGCGAGGCGGGCGAGGTGGGTCTGTTCGGCGAAGCCGCTGCGTGCCGGCAGCAGATCGACGCGTGTAAAGAGCCCGGTGAGCGGTCGTCCGAGCGCGCCGGCCAGCGCCGGCTCGACCTCATGCGGCGGCAGCGGAGCTTCCATGCGGCCGATCGCGTCGAAGGCATCGTGCAGGGTGCCGGTGGCGAGTTCCGGGCGTTCGGCCAGTGACTGCATGAACGTGCTGGCGAGCGGCCCGAGCGTGGGCAGCAAACTGTGCAGGCTATCGCGGCCACCCTCGGTTGCATGCACACGCTTCACGAGCGTGATCATCCAGTGAAGCTTGTGCTCACGCGGCGCGGCGAGCCAGATCAGGCGTGCGCCGAAGCGCAGCGCATGGAAAAGCAGCAGTGACCGGCGAAGCAATGGCGGCATGAGTAGATCGTAAGACGCGGCGCGCATCGGGCGACGCGCTACCTGGACCGTCAGGTTAGCAGGGAAGCGCGGGAATAGGGGAGCGCTCAGGGCGATCGCGTACTACAATACCGCGGCCTCCTGAACCTATATGTGCCGCTCGCCGGCCGTCTATCGATGCTTGCAGAACAACGTCATCAGTACATCCTCGCGCAAGTGACCAAAAATGGCGCGCTGTCGGTGGCTGAGCTGGTACGCGAACTGAATGTGTCGCGCGAAACGATCCGCCGCGATCTGAATACGCTGGCCGCCCGCGGCCTGGTGGTGACCACCCACGGCGGCGCGCTGTCGGGCGACCGGCGCGAACCCGATCTCGATGTACGCGAAGCGGCCAATGCCGGCGCGAAGCGGGCGATCGGCGAGCGCGCGGCCGATCTGGTGCCGGACGGTGCATCGCTCATCATCGATTCGGGCAGTACCACCCAGGCCGTCGCGCGGGCGCTGACGGGGCGCCACCGGCTCACCGTCTATACGAACGACTGGCGTATCGCGCTGCTGCTTGGCCGTCGCAACGAGAACCGGGTCACCCTGCTGGGCGGCGAGCTCTCGGAGAACGAGGACGCCACTTTCGGCCTCGACACGGTTTATCAGCTGACGCAGTATCACGCGGACTTCGCCTTTGTCGGAGCAGGCGGCATCTCCGCAGATGCCTGGCTGACCGACTACACGCGCATGGCCGCCGAAGTGCGCAGCCGGATGATCGCTGCCGCCAACCTGGCGGTGGTGGTAGCGGACAATTCGAAGTTCGGGCGTGTCACGCCGGTGCGGATCAACGGGTTCGAAAGCACCCGTTATCTGGTGACCGAACTCGCACCGGACCGCACGCTTGCCAAGGCTATCGCCACGCGCGGGCCGGAACTGCTGATTGCGTGACGTCGTTTGTCTGATCGCGACGCACGGTATCAGCGTGCCACTTACCCGGGTGCTGCGCTTTCGTCTGACGTTCAAGCTCAAAAACGCGCGCCTGGGCGCCTCACTGGAGCCCCGTGCGCCCGCCGGTTTGCGGCAATGCGAGGGGCGAATGCGTCGCGTCGGTAATCAGGTGCTTGCCGTGCCGCTGACATACTGCGGCGATATCGTCGAATGGATTGGGCAGGGCTTCTCGACGCACTGCTTTGAACAATCTCCGTTTGCATATTATTGGCGAATTGTGTCGTTTGTTGGAAATTGCCAGAATGGTCACGGCGCTGTCACGCAAACCTGCAATCCTTGCCGTGCCCGTTCAGGCAAGGCAGGCAGCGCCAAAGTGTCGGGTTGGCTGTAAGTCTGGCTGGAAAGAAGCAGCAAGGTTGTCAGCAATCTGCAATCGCACGAACCTGACAGCCGCTGCGGGCGAATTCAATCGGCGCGGCGCTACCGCCGTCAAATCACAACAGGTATCGGGTTATCCCGACCGTCTGGTTTTTTGCCTTTCGGAGAGAGCGACATGAAAAAGACGAATCACCTTCGCGCGACGGCCAGCATTGTCCGCAAAACCTTGCCGGCACTGGTTGCGGCTGCTGCATTCGGCGGCGCTGCGCTGCCGGCCCATGCCGCCGACGCAGTCGTGCTGTACACGGCCGATGGCCTCGAGAACCTCTACAAGGACGTGCTGCCGGGCTTTGAAAAGCAGGAAGGCGTCAAGGTCAATATCGTCACGGCGGGTAGCGGTGAAGTGGTGAATCGCGCGACCATCGAAAAGGATGCGCCGAAGGCCGACGTGCTCGTCACGTTGCCGCCGTTCATCCAGCAGGCGGATCAGGCCGGTCTGCTGCAGGCATACCAGAGCGCCAACTACAAGAACGTGCCGGCCATCGCCAAGGCGCCGAATGGTACGTGGGCGACCTTCGTGAACAACTACTTCTCGTTCGCGATCAATCCGGATGTCGTGAAGACCGAACCGAAGACGTTCGCCGATCTGCTGCACCCGGATTACACGGGCAAGATCGCTTACTCGAACCCGGCGACCGCCGGCGACGGCATGGCCGTGATCATCCTGACGACTTCGCTGATGGGTGAAGACAAGGCGTTCGACTATCTGAAGAAGCTCGAGGCGAGCGCCAAGTTCCACACCAAGGGCACCGGCTACCTCGACGTGCTGCTCTCGCGCAACGAAATCTCGCTCGCCAACGGCGACCTGCAGATGGATCTGGACGACCAGGCCAATGGCGGTCTGTCGCTCAAGCCGATCTTCCTGGCAGCAGCGCCGGGCGGCAAGCCGACGACTTTCCAGTTGCCGTACGCGATCGGTCTGATCAAGAACGGCCCGAACCAGGCTGAAGGCAAGAAGCTGATCGACTACCTGATGTCGAAGGACGTGCAGGCCAAGGTGCCGGATATCTTCGGCATTCCGGGCCGCACTGACGTGCCGCTGGCCGGCAAGAACGGCGAAGCGGTGAAGCAGGCGATTGCCGGCGTGAAGCTGATTCCGGTGGACTGGACCCAGGTCATGGCGAAGAAGGCTGACTGGACCGCACGTTGGAAGAACGACGTGATCGGCGATTCCGGCAAGCAGGTGGAAGTCGTCAAGCCGGCGCAGTAAAT
The sequence above is drawn from the Paraburkholderia phenazinium genome and encodes:
- a CDS encoding ABC1 kinase family protein codes for the protein MPPLLRRSLLLFHALRFGARLIWLAAPREHKLHWMITLVKRVHATEGGRDSLHSLLPTLGPLASTFMQSLAERPELATGTLHDAFDAIGRMEAPLPPHEVEPALAGALGRPLTGLFTRVDLLPARSGFAEQTHLARLAEPVNGHRDIAIKFVRAAQVEQIGDELALLRWVARWLEKFSRDARRLQVRALAQSFTEDVLRRFDLRAEAANLSQTGHHFDGDKRLVVPDVIWDLCTAQTLAVQHLDTVSATNLPGLLQHRIKLAPLATHIVEVVTEQAFEHGFFHATFDAEHVRVSVEPETLGRIVLAQFAVMSSLSSHEREFFVHGATAMFEQDYGRLADLHREAGHVESTTRTEVLEAELRRRSEAHFAAEPEDRTAGALFHHLLHAVLPFEGGTVSPRLATAQRSFQQAEALARALHPGVDTWNVARTVLAGIAQRDIDHRGWIKRIAQEVPHLAHMLPRLPQLAVRYLQRQHDAAGSRQHTQLLREIGIEYRRTRFLLWACAVCGGLLGAGAVLLTR
- a CDS encoding DeoR/GlpR family DNA-binding transcription regulator, with translation MLAEQRHQYILAQVTKNGALSVAELVRELNVSRETIRRDLNTLAARGLVVTTHGGALSGDRREPDLDVREAANAGAKRAIGERAADLVPDGASLIIDSGSTTQAVARALTGRHRLTVYTNDWRIALLLGRRNENRVTLLGGELSENEDATFGLDTVYQLTQYHADFAFVGAGGISADAWLTDYTRMAAEVRSRMIAAANLAVVVADNSKFGRVTPVRINGFESTRYLVTELAPDRTLAKAIATRGPELLIA
- a CDS encoding RNA recognition motif domain-containing protein — protein: MNLFVRNIAESCSEQQVREFLEHELGHYAKSVTVHEIGTPEANATVELETDGPYVGEVIARELHGKHLAGLPLEVSSELFREEEPPAG
- a CDS encoding S10 family peptidase, giving the protein MTNTESASGSPQSSHNSHAAPAKAATTAAHKSGDQPFFDPVAYGNGPNDSVTDTTENAAITKHSIVIGGRKIAYTATAGHLVTVDPSSSVPNAKMFYVAFTEDNQKEETRPVTFFYNGGPGSSSVFVLLGSFAPRRIKTAMPSFTPPAPYTLEDNPDSLLDKSDLVFINPIGTGYSAAIAPSTNRNFWGVDQDATSIKQFIKRFLTKNNRWNSPKYLYGESYGTARSCVLAYMLHEDGVDLNGITLQSSILDYTQSGNPVGALPTAAADAWYHKKLGVAPTPTDLGAFAEEVAQFSRTDYLAALRKVPATDAATVEKLSEYTGIDKATLLAWSLDIAAYDSRGNSLFLTTLLKSKGLALGEYDGRVTAIETGIAGKIDPNSGGNDPTMTAVTGVYTSMWNVYLNEQLLYTSNSAFTDLNDQAFQYWDFSHIDPTGAQKGVDAKGNVILYTAGDLAAVMALNVDLKVLSANGFFDFVTPFYQTVIDLQKMPLVSPQVRQNLSARFYPSGHMVYLDGASRTALKADLARMYEATVSNTAAVARIRDLQARRPS
- a CDS encoding DMT family transporter, whose amino-acid sequence is MLATLIAAVFVVLWSTGFVVARAITPFADPNLFLLARFGGTALLFALAAVLARAAWPTGRDLGKHLLAGALLQGVYLGAGYWAVAQGLSAGVMALLGALQPLLTAAVAVPLFGERLSRRGWAGMGLGLAGVVLVLQPKLSAAAPHASHVAHGNAPSWLVVAVSILAIGAITAGTLFQKTSLARADIRSASAVQNFGAAAVAAVLALALGEHRWVASPTLWGSLAWGIVMLSGISVTLLVWMVRRGDAARATALMFLAPPLAAIEGYIGFGETLLTVQIAGFVVALLGVLLARS
- a CDS encoding L,D-transpeptidase, producing the protein MLRAAALVSALFVLTYSFSFAAGEQKSEPAAPADITASAVAAPDAAGVVDPHRALLLRAMFARDVTRRLNVPAAAQQEYGQRLQTALEQNQLGNLSGEYVVLVDRNANVQALFIYFRATPSDKWLMIGASPVATGRPGEFDHFITPLGVFEHTPDNMDFRAEGTMNENGIRGYGKRDMRIFDLGWAQGERGWGKGGMSQMRFQMHATDPDRLEPLLGVRHSKGCVRIPASLNVFLDHYGILDAEYEALVESGKPLWVLHSDRQVTPWAGRYIVVVDSERKARPAWSPAPGSKARAKVPAAGDTAD
- the nadE gene encoding ammonia-dependent NAD(+) synthetase — translated: MTQHDPVERQRLIAREMHVTDSFVAEEEIERRIAFLARYLRTSGLKTYVLGISGGVDSTTAGRLAQLAVERLRTEQYAAHFVAIRLPYGVQQDEADAQQALAFIRADETLTIDVKPAADAMLASLGTAGIPFTDDAHKDFVHGNIKARQRMIAQYAVAGARGGVVIGTDHAAESVMGFFTKFGDGGADILPLAGLNKRRVRAVARALGAPDSLAHKVPTADLEMLRPQRPDEDAYGIPYNDIDDFLEGKPVSAAARETVLRFYENTRHKRALPYTPFDWPEQA
- the phnS gene encoding 2-aminoethylphosphonate ABC transporter substrate-binding protein, which codes for MKKTNHLRATASIVRKTLPALVAAAAFGGAALPAHAADAVVLYTADGLENLYKDVLPGFEKQEGVKVNIVTAGSGEVVNRATIEKDAPKADVLVTLPPFIQQADQAGLLQAYQSANYKNVPAIAKAPNGTWATFVNNYFSFAINPDVVKTEPKTFADLLHPDYTGKIAYSNPATAGDGMAVIILTTSLMGEDKAFDYLKKLEASAKFHTKGTGYLDVLLSRNEISLANGDLQMDLDDQANGGLSLKPIFLAAAPGGKPTTFQLPYAIGLIKNGPNQAEGKKLIDYLMSKDVQAKVPDIFGIPGRTDVPLAGKNGEAVKQAIAGVKLIPVDWTQVMAKKADWTARWKNDVIGDSGKQVEVVKPAQ